The Candidatus Tectomicrobia bacterium genome includes a window with the following:
- a CDS encoding formate dehydrogenase subunit alpha, protein MSVEKKAEISPSWTRTLDPLIQRRSFLKKAGAGLGAGALAAILPKPLVRQAEGAETRKAPSPPKLEQHKTICGNCSVGCGFIGEVQNGVWVSQEPWFEHPINRGSLCSKGASAREHVISEKRLRYPMKLEGGKWKRLSWDQAMGEITQKLQDIRQKHGPDALMILGSAHHNNETGYSLRKFAALWGSNNIDHQARICHSTTVAGLANVWGFGAMTNSMNDIRNSKSILMIGENAAESHPISMQHILHAKEVNKAVFMVVDPRFSKTAAFANIYVRHRTGTDVAFIYGLINIILANGWEDKKFLNERTYGYEQFLQIVKDYTPEAVSDITGVSVAELNRIAKTMADNRPGTVIWAMGGTQHTNGTGVVRSYCLLQLVLGNMGVPGGGTNVFRGHDNVQGATDIGVLSDSLPGYYGLSQGAYKHWANVWDLDFDWLKGRFKNEKMMGKSGFTVARWYEGVLMDKKDLGQDENIRAVVYWGHASNCQSQYHRVKQGLEKVELLIDIDPFVTNTPIIPDRKDGVYILPAATQYEQYGTVTDSNRGIQWRNRIVAPVWESRTDLAILLDLAERLGLKKQLVHSKKGDWKGVAASMKNVKELPEETLASIIDEWNLGMRSVGMIGQTYKRLKRQQEWGHAFGIDDKRAEGGPVHGEYWGLSWPCWSDKHPGSPILYRTEVPVMEGGGGFRARWGAKAPDGANMLASPGSAPKGSSIEGGYPAAANYATDLTGKAIDDALAKGLNPYGNGRARFNVWNLAFEPVPVHREPLHSPRPDLLAKYPTYDDVKDHYRVPTLYKSLQKADWNKQFPIILTTGRQVEFEGGGAAERAAWWLVELQPEMYVEIHPKLANDYGVKNGEFIWIESPPDFPGKPYGGRVKVKAKVSRRVGPDTIFLPFHWGGSYEGKSLAQKYPDGTTPYGVGDSANVVTNYGYDRVTQMQETKTGLCRIRKVTEV, encoded by the coding sequence ATGTCCGTTGAGAAGAAGGCGGAGATTTCCCCCTCCTGGACCCGTACGCTCGATCCCCTGATCCAGCGGCGCAGCTTCCTGAAGAAGGCGGGCGCGGGCCTTGGCGCGGGCGCGCTGGCGGCCATTCTTCCGAAGCCCCTTGTCCGCCAGGCGGAGGGGGCCGAGACCCGCAAGGCGCCCAGCCCGCCCAAGCTTGAGCAGCATAAGACCATCTGCGGCAACTGCTCGGTGGGCTGCGGCTTCATCGGAGAGGTCCAGAATGGCGTGTGGGTGAGCCAAGAGCCCTGGTTCGAGCATCCCATCAACCGGGGGAGCCTGTGCTCGAAGGGAGCGTCCGCCCGCGAGCATGTCATCAGCGAAAAGCGCCTCCGCTATCCCATGAAGCTCGAGGGAGGGAAATGGAAGCGCCTGAGCTGGGACCAGGCGATGGGCGAGATCACCCAAAAGCTCCAGGACATCCGCCAAAAGCACGGCCCCGACGCGCTGATGATCCTCGGCTCGGCCCACCACAACAACGAGACGGGTTACTCCCTCCGCAAGTTCGCCGCCCTTTGGGGGTCGAATAACATCGACCACCAGGCCCGCATCTGCCACTCCACCACGGTCGCGGGCCTGGCGAACGTGTGGGGCTTCGGGGCGATGACGAACAGCATGAACGACATCAGGAACAGCAAATCCATCCTGATGATCGGCGAGAACGCCGCCGAGTCCCACCCCATCTCCATGCAGCACATCCTGCACGCGAAGGAGGTCAACAAAGCGGTCTTCATGGTGGTCGATCCGAGGTTCTCGAAGACCGCCGCCTTCGCGAACATCTATGTCCGCCATCGCACCGGGACGGATGTGGCCTTCATCTACGGGCTGATCAACATCATCCTGGCGAACGGGTGGGAAGACAAGAAGTTCCTGAACGAGCGCACCTACGGTTATGAGCAGTTCCTCCAGATCGTGAAGGACTACACGCCCGAGGCCGTCTCCGACATCACGGGCGTGAGCGTGGCGGAGCTCAACCGAATCGCGAAGACCATGGCCGACAACCGCCCCGGAACGGTCATCTGGGCCATGGGCGGAACGCAGCATACGAACGGTACGGGCGTGGTGCGCTCCTACTGCCTGCTCCAGCTCGTGCTGGGGAACATGGGGGTTCCGGGCGGCGGGACGAACGTGTTTCGCGGCCACGACAACGTGCAGGGGGCGACCGACATCGGCGTGCTTTCGGATTCCCTGCCGGGGTATTACGGCCTGAGCCAGGGCGCCTACAAGCACTGGGCGAACGTGTGGGACCTCGACTTCGACTGGCTGAAGGGCCGCTTCAAGAACGAGAAGATGATGGGGAAGTCGGGCTTCACGGTGGCGCGCTGGTACGAAGGCGTCCTGATGGACAAGAAGGACCTAGGCCAGGATGAGAACATCCGCGCCGTCGTCTATTGGGGTCACGCCAGCAATTGCCAGTCCCAGTACCACCGCGTGAAGCAGGGTCTCGAGAAGGTCGAGCTCCTGATCGACATCGACCCCTTCGTCACCAACACGCCGATCATCCCGGATCGGAAGGACGGCGTCTACATCCTGCCGGCGGCCACCCAGTACGAGCAGTACGGGACGGTGACGGACTCCAACCGAGGCATCCAGTGGCGGAACCGGATCGTCGCTCCGGTCTGGGAGAGCCGAACGGACCTGGCCATCCTCCTCGATTTGGCCGAGCGGCTCGGCCTGAAGAAGCAGCTTGTTCACAGCAAGAAGGGGGACTGGAAAGGCGTTGCGGCCAGCATGAAGAACGTGAAGGAACTGCCGGAGGAAACCCTCGCCTCGATCATCGACGAGTGGAATCTCGGCATGCGCTCGGTCGGGATGATCGGCCAGACCTACAAGCGTCTCAAGCGCCAGCAAGAGTGGGGGCATGCCTTCGGGATCGATGACAAGCGGGCCGAGGGCGGCCCGGTCCACGGCGAATACTGGGGGCTCTCGTGGCCCTGCTGGAGCGACAAGCACCCGGGTTCGCCCATCCTTTACCGCACCGAGGTCCCCGTGATGGAGGGGGGCGGAGGATTCCGGGCGCGCTGGGGAGCGAAGGCGCCGGACGGAGCGAACATGCTCGCCTCGCCTGGCTCGGCGCCCAAGGGGAGCTCCATCGAGGGCGGCTACCCCGCGGCGGCGAACTACGCGACTGACCTCACCGGGAAGGCCATCGACGACGCTCTCGCGAAGGGGCTCAATCCCTACGGCAACGGCCGGGCCCGCTTCAACGTCTGGAACCTCGCCTTCGAGCCCGTCCCGGTCCACCGCGAGCCGTTGCACAGCCCGCGGCCCGACTTGCTCGCCAAGTATCCGACGTATGACGACGTGAAGGATCACTACCGCGTCCCGACCCTCTACAAGAGCCTGCAGAAGGCCGACTGGAACAAGCAATTTCCGATCATCCTCACCACCGGCCGTCAGGTCGAGTTCGAGGGTGGGGGCGCCGCGGAGCGCGCCGCCTGGTGGCTCGTCGAGTTGCAGCCCGAGATGTACGTGGAGATTCATCCCAAGCTCGCCAATGACTATGGGGTGAAGAACGGCGAGTTCATTTGGATCGAAAGCCCGCCCGACTTCCCCGGCAAGCCGTATGGCGGCCGCGTGAAGGTGAAAGCGAAAGTATCCAGGCGCGTGGGACCGGACACGATCTTCCTGCCCTTCCACTGGGGCGGCAGCTACGAGGGTAAGTCGCTTGCGCAAAAGTATCCGGATGGGACGACGCCGTACGGCGTCGGCGACTCGGCCAACGTAGTCACCAACTACGGCTATGACCGGGTCACGCAGATGCAGGAGACCAAGACCGGCCTCTGCAGAATCCGCAAAGTGACGGAGGTGTAA
- a CDS encoding 4Fe-4S dicluster domain-containing protein produces MKFYIDTKRCIECGGCEVACKNENNVPQGIARIRVVTVNEGQPGETNVAIPCMHCSKAPCVAVCPVDALYHRPDGIVHVNKETCIGCGYCLYACPFGAPQFPKGSPFGARGVMDKCTYCAGGPEEAFSPDERRKYGSNRIAEGKLPMCASVCSTKALVAGDAEEVARVVRERIAARGSGGGAWGWGTAYR; encoded by the coding sequence ATGAAGTTCTACATCGACACCAAACGGTGCATTGAGTGCGGCGGCTGCGAAGTGGCTTGCAAGAACGAGAACAACGTTCCCCAGGGGATCGCCCGCATCCGCGTCGTGACGGTCAACGAGGGCCAGCCCGGCGAGACGAACGTGGCCATCCCCTGCATGCACTGCTCCAAGGCGCCGTGCGTGGCCGTCTGCCCGGTGGACGCGCTGTACCACCGCCCCGACGGCATCGTCCACGTGAACAAGGAGACGTGCATCGGTTGCGGCTACTGCCTCTACGCGTGCCCCTTCGGAGCGCCCCAGTTCCCCAAGGGCTCGCCCTTCGGCGCGCGCGGCGTGATGGACAAGTGCACGTACTGCGCGGGCGGCCCCGAGGAGGCTTTCTCCCCCGATGAGCGGCGCAAGTACGGATCCAACCGCATCGCCGAGGGCAAGCTGCCCATGTGCGCCTCGGTCTGCTCCACGAAGGCCCTGGTGGCAGGCGACGCGGAGGAAGTGGCCAGGGTGGTGCGCGAGCGGATCGCGGCCCGCGGCTCCGGCGGCGGGGCCTGGGGGTGGGGCACCGCCTACCGGTAG
- the nrfD gene encoding polysulfide reductase NrfD, protein MEPIVLMQTKWGATFNIPWYLFLGGMSGGILIIAACAELFGGRNPRFQALAGLSALLNLPFMVIGGLALTFHLGKPERGFFFPIFMTNYHSWLVIGGWIIGIFVPASIAMAMAWYYEVRRSLRMILAIVSLPLGVAMCFYTGILLSEAQFVPLWAWQFLPVLFLLSGLSTGLAACAINAYVVKFLPFPARARDRIQRAGLEETAPLLGLIDVAVLLLELLWLFLFIAALNNGAPGHRLAAYMLTKGELSHWFWVGVVTIGLVLPLALSLLESLLKKLLRREEGWAVGWPLFCKLHLVLLGGIILRYVIVWGGDIKQPLIFPSQQAQVPMVSGQGSPESLGEALRMINRR, encoded by the coding sequence ATGGAACCCATCGTCCTGATGCAAACCAAGTGGGGCGCGACCTTCAACATCCCCTGGTACCTGTTCCTGGGCGGGATGTCGGGCGGCATTCTCATCATCGCCGCGTGCGCCGAACTGTTCGGCGGGAGGAATCCGCGCTTCCAGGCCCTGGCGGGCCTTTCGGCGCTGCTGAACCTCCCCTTCATGGTCATCGGGGGCCTGGCGCTCACGTTTCACCTGGGGAAGCCCGAGCGAGGCTTCTTTTTCCCCATTTTCATGACGAACTATCACTCCTGGCTGGTCATCGGGGGTTGGATCATCGGGATCTTCGTCCCGGCCAGCATCGCGATGGCCATGGCCTGGTATTACGAAGTAAGGCGCAGCCTGAGGATGATTTTGGCCATCGTCTCCCTTCCTCTCGGGGTGGCGATGTGCTTCTACACGGGCATCCTGCTCTCCGAGGCCCAATTCGTGCCCCTCTGGGCCTGGCAGTTCCTGCCGGTGCTCTTCCTCCTCTCGGGGCTGTCCACGGGCTTGGCGGCATGCGCGATCAACGCCTACGTGGTCAAGTTCCTCCCCTTCCCGGCGCGCGCGCGGGATCGGATCCAGCGCGCCGGCCTGGAGGAGACCGCGCCCCTCCTGGGCCTCATCGACGTGGCCGTCCTTCTCCTGGAGCTCCTTTGGCTCTTCCTTTTCATCGCGGCCCTGAACAACGGCGCCCCGGGGCACCGTCTCGCGGCCTACATGCTGACGAAGGGCGAGTTGTCCCATTGGTTCTGGGTGGGCGTGGTCACGATTGGATTGGTCCTTCCCCTGGCCTTGAGCCTCCTTGAGTCCCTCCTGAAGAAACTCTTGCGGCGCGAGGAGGGGTGGGCGGTGGGATGGCCGCTCTTCTGCAAGCTTCACTTGGTTCTCCTCGGCGGCATCATCCTCCGCTACGTGATCGTCTGGGGAGGGGACATCAAGCAGCCGCTCATATTCCCCTCTCAGCAGGCGCAAGTGCCGATGGTTTCGGGTCAGGGCTCGCCGGAATCGCTCGGCGAGGCCCTCCGGATGATCAATCGCCGCTGA
- a CDS encoding cytochrome c, with amino-acid sequence MRNTLRRPAPTAVVLWGSVLWAAFFPSGAASAASAPRESLERGKILYTERCVFCHGKDGRGWDMQSRIARPPVPVPDLTDSAFMRGFTEKELFRVIKEGGTREGKSRFMPPSGLWLSDEDIRDVIIYVRSLERRPAGGQDGR; translated from the coding sequence ATGCGGAACACTCTCCGCCGCCCGGCCCCGACCGCCGTCGTTTTGTGGGGCTCCGTCCTCTGGGCGGCTTTTTTCCCGTCCGGCGCGGCTTCGGCGGCGAGCGCGCCCAGGGAAAGCCTGGAGCGGGGAAAGATTCTTTATACGGAGCGTTGCGTCTTCTGCCACGGGAAGGATGGCAGGGGATGGGATATGCAATCGAGGATCGCACGCCCTCCCGTGCCGGTTCCGGACTTGACCGATTCCGCTTTCATGCGCGGCTTCACCGAAAAGGAGCTGTTCCGCGTCATCAAGGAAGGGGGGACGCGTGAGGGGAAGTCCCGTTTCATGCCGCCCTCGGGCCTTTGGCTGAGCGATGAGGACATCCGGGACGTCATCATCTACGTGCGAAGCCTGGAGCGGAGGCCCGCCGGTGGCCAAGATGGCCGGTGA